From a region of the Nonlabens dokdonensis DSW-6 genome:
- a CDS encoding M15 family metallopeptidase yields MMRSCGILLLLLLGQPQKIDLEKLTGQSPNPENLLEKEVQTAFDLMKKEAAKDGIQISVVSGYRSFKRQTQIWNRKYKKYESQGLEPDAIFDKIVEYSTVPGTSRHHWGTDIDIIDTNASYSGDVLVPSKFHGTGPFCKLKDWMEQHASNYDFELVYTMNDNRTGFKYEPWHYSYVPLSRKRYNNYLQNIDLLSFLRSENIMGMDKISDQRIERYLEEHIKGINPILKP; encoded by the coding sequence ATGATGAGATCTTGTGGTATTTTACTGTTACTGCTCTTGGGTCAACCACAAAAAATTGATCTAGAAAAACTGACCGGGCAAAGTCCTAACCCTGAAAACCTCCTAGAGAAAGAGGTACAAACTGCTTTTGATCTGATGAAAAAAGAAGCTGCAAAAGACGGTATTCAAATAAGCGTCGTTTCTGGATATAGAAGTTTTAAGCGACAGACACAAATCTGGAATCGTAAGTATAAAAAATACGAATCTCAAGGTCTTGAACCTGATGCCATTTTTGATAAAATTGTGGAATACAGTACTGTTCCAGGGACTTCAAGACATCATTGGGGTACTGACATAGATATCATAGATACTAACGCTAGTTATAGCGGCGACGTTTTGGTTCCTTCAAAATTTCATGGCACTGGTCCTTTTTGCAAGCTCAAAGATTGGATGGAGCAACATGCTTCTAATTATGATTTTGAATTAGTGTATACCATGAATGATAACCGCACTGGCTTCAAATACGAACCGTGGCATTATAGTTATGTTCCGCTTTCGCGAAAGCGGTATAACAATTACCTTCAAAACATAGACTTGCTATCTTTCCTAAGATCTGAGAACATCATGGGAATGGATAAAATTAGTGATCAAAGAATCGAGCGCTATCTTGAAGAACATATTAAAGGAATAAACCCTATTTTAAAACCTTAA
- a CDS encoding GNAT family N-acetyltransferase — MIQIIPITSRETYSVRHAVLRKGRPVEDCRFSGDELGTTFHLGAFEKDKIIGVATFLMNKDIDLEQIKHIKLHHCYQLRGMAVLEIAQGKGIGKKLLKHAEKLLKEKHIQSLWFNARVNATSFYENMGYEIVSEPFIIPKVGDHYKMMKLL; from the coding sequence ATGATACAAATAATTCCGATCACTTCAAGAGAAACCTATTCCGTAAGACATGCCGTTTTGCGTAAGGGAAGACCTGTGGAAGACTGTCGTTTTTCAGGAGATGAACTAGGTACTACGTTTCACCTAGGAGCCTTTGAAAAGGATAAGATTATAGGTGTTGCGACTTTTTTAATGAATAAAGATATTGACCTAGAGCAAATCAAGCACATCAAACTACATCATTGTTATCAATTGCGAGGCATGGCTGTACTAGAAATAGCGCAAGGAAAAGGAATAGGTAAAAAACTCTTGAAACACGCCGAAAAGCTTCTCAAAGAAAAACATATACAAAGCCTTTGGTTTAATGCTCGAGTAAACGCTACTTCTTTTTATGAAAATATGGGATATGAAATCGTAAGCGAGCCTTTTATAATTCCTAAAGTGGGCGATCACTACAAAATGATGAAATTATTATGA
- a CDS encoding GNAT family N-acetyltransferase, whose translation MDSIKHNQNESRGIFYIKENDNTIAELTYSLNDNVMTIDHTEVDRKKEGKGLGSKLVERSYEYAKENGHKINPLCPFAEVLFDKNQDWNDVRV comes from the coding sequence ATGGACTCCATAAAACACAACCAAAACGAATCTAGAGGTATTTTTTACATCAAAGAAAATGATAATACCATAGCAGAGTTGACTTATTCATTAAATGATAATGTCATGACCATTGATCATACCGAAGTAGATCGTAAGAAAGAAGGAAAAGGACTCGGTAGTAAACTTGTAGAACGCAGTTATGAGTATGCAAAGGAAAACGGCCATAAGATTAATCCGCTATGTCCATTTGCGGAAGTTCTTTTTGACAAGAATCAAGACTGGAACGATGTAAGAGTATGA
- the pepE gene encoding dipeptidase PepE, whose translation MRNMIIASTSTIHGTSFLSYLLPTILEEIKNQDIEQLLFIPYARPGAISHDEYTTKVKTAFNNSDIKVKGIHEFADPKKALEDAKAIFTGGGNTFVLVKMLHDLDLMVALRKKMYNGAFYVGTSAGSNICGLNMRNTNDMPIVMPSSFKTTGAIGYNINAHYLDPDPSSTHMGETREQRIQEFHAYNSLPVVGLREGSYIRVKGQEEILCGEHPARIFKQNHDAIEVSTGYNFAQITD comes from the coding sequence ATGAGAAACATGATTATCGCAAGTACCTCGACTATTCATGGCACGAGTTTTCTGAGTTATTTACTTCCTACCATTCTTGAAGAAATTAAAAATCAAGACATAGAGCAATTGCTATTTATACCGTACGCACGTCCTGGAGCTATTTCTCATGATGAATATACCACAAAAGTAAAAACCGCTTTTAACAATTCTGATATTAAAGTAAAAGGAATCCATGAATTTGCTGATCCTAAAAAAGCGCTGGAAGATGCAAAAGCAATCTTTACTGGTGGAGGCAATACTTTTGTTCTTGTTAAAATGCTTCACGATTTAGATTTAATGGTTGCCTTACGCAAGAAGATGTACAATGGGGCTTTTTATGTAGGTACAAGTGCTGGAAGCAATATTTGTGGTTTGAATATGAGAAACACAAATGACATGCCTATAGTCATGCCTTCTAGTTTTAAAACTACTGGAGCTATAGGTTATAATATAAATGCACATTACCTCGATCCTGACCCTTCATCAACACATATGGGAGAAACACGTGAGCAACGCATCCAAGAATTTCATGCATACAACTCGCTACCTGTAGTAGGTTTGCGCGAAGGCAGCTACATAAGAGTTAAAGGACAAGAGGAAATTCTTTGCGGAGAACACCCTGCAAGAATATTTAAACAAAACCATGATGCGATTGAAGTTTCTACAGGTTACAACTTTGCACAAATAACAGATTAA
- a CDS encoding DUF6702 family protein, giving the protein MFKRFKILCVAVLGILSLSSFSKVSLSVPSGFYFDDFEMLRFRESENNNLHKYYISVSNATYSKEAKSVQMITRFFIDDLEDVINSRITNPIKLGDKSTIQDVYPHLKDYLDKKLQVKINGKTSIPSFLGAEYESDQIVLYIEIPSEKMPETISMKFNAFLELFEDQKNLVHMKINGIRRTLLFDKNKSTDSVKF; this is encoded by the coding sequence ATGTTCAAAAGATTTAAAATTTTATGTGTTGCGGTATTGGGAATTCTGAGTCTTTCTTCCTTCTCAAAAGTAAGTTTATCAGTTCCTTCTGGTTTTTATTTTGATGATTTTGAAATGCTACGCTTTCGCGAAAGCGAGAACAACAACCTACACAAATACTATATTTCTGTTTCTAATGCAACTTATAGTAAAGAAGCCAAAAGTGTACAAATGATCACTAGGTTTTTTATAGATGATCTGGAAGATGTGATTAATTCACGCATTACAAACCCTATCAAACTAGGCGATAAGTCTACCATACAAGATGTTTATCCTCATTTAAAAGACTATCTGGACAAGAAACTGCAGGTTAAAATAAATGGAAAAACTTCAATCCCCAGTTTTCTAGGTGCCGAGTATGAGTCTGATCAAATTGTGCTTTACATCGAGATTCCTTCTGAAAAAATGCCGGAAACGATAAGCATGAAGTTTAATGCGTTTCTAGAGCTTTTTGAGGATCAAAAAAATCTAGTGCACATGAAAATTAACGGCATAAGAAGAACGCTGTTATTTGACAAAAACAAGTCTACAGATTCTGTGAAGTTTTAG
- a CDS encoding GNAT family N-acetyltransferase yields MNLQLETERLFLRPFIKEDAPFLFELNNDEEVMRYTGDVPFKDVEAAQEFAIDYSANKNSQYRLYQMGRIAVIRKSDDAFLGWSGLKYHKSADFVDIGYRFMKKYWGHGYATESGLEVVRHAFEDHQLELLVAQVHELNYPSQKVAQRLGMHINHRFYWEEREPGRHYQIDKDHYFSIVKK; encoded by the coding sequence ATGAATCTTCAATTAGAAACAGAACGTCTTTTCTTACGTCCCTTTATAAAAGAAGACGCACCTTTTTTATTTGAGCTCAATAACGATGAAGAAGTGATGCGGTATACTGGTGATGTTCCTTTTAAAGATGTAGAAGCAGCGCAAGAATTTGCTATTGATTATAGCGCTAATAAAAATAGCCAATACCGATTATATCAAATGGGTAGAATCGCTGTCATAAGAAAGTCAGATGATGCGTTTTTAGGATGGTCAGGACTTAAATATCACAAAAGTGCCGATTTTGTAGATATAGGCTATCGTTTTATGAAGAAATATTGGGGTCATGGCTATGCTACAGAATCTGGATTAGAAGTGGTGAGACATGCCTTTGAGGATCATCAATTAGAACTTCTTGTCGCACAAGTACATGAATTAAACTATCCTTCACAAAAGGTCGCTCAACGTCTTGGCATGCATATTAATCATAGATTTTATTGGGAAGAAAGAGAACCAGGAAGACATTATCAAATAGATAAAGATCATTACTTTAGCATAGTTAAAAAATGA
- a CDS encoding carboxypeptidase-like regulatory domain-containing protein, with protein MKNILLLVFIATSLSFGQKERIQIQGSLTSESNEPLQGVTVFNQEALEGTISNKEGNFFIYAREGDKLSFKAVQFEPFSLKITEKIIKDKKVRISLDEGVNELDEVLIQDGLMRINVKKVTYVDTKVDEVSEFNQKTRAVDRMENTFSDRVRQPEEYPVRNEAFNQNMPRFNMTNLIGGLAMLALGTSLNALNTNVENAIDDGPEKRREEFDVYLLKNKYSTDYLLDYLKLPKEDLYEFLYFTKDQGLNESMFEPERELDLLQFLSNQVTLFKAKKNYVNKTEDISPSENKKSNENKIIKN; from the coding sequence ATGAAAAATATTCTACTACTTGTATTTATTGCTACTTCTCTTTCCTTCGGTCAAAAAGAGCGTATTCAAATACAAGGTTCACTAACAAGTGAATCTAATGAACCACTTCAAGGAGTGACCGTTTTTAATCAGGAAGCTCTAGAAGGAACTATTTCTAATAAGGAAGGTAATTTCTTTATCTATGCTAGAGAAGGCGATAAGCTTTCTTTTAAGGCTGTTCAATTTGAACCTTTTTCGCTTAAAATCACAGAGAAGATCATCAAAGATAAGAAAGTAAGGATTTCGCTTGATGAAGGCGTGAATGAACTTGATGAAGTTTTGATTCAAGATGGCTTGATGCGCATTAATGTTAAGAAAGTTACTTATGTAGATACTAAAGTTGACGAGGTAAGCGAGTTCAATCAAAAGACAAGAGCCGTGGATCGTATGGAAAACACTTTTTCTGATCGAGTGCGACAACCAGAAGAGTATCCCGTTAGAAATGAAGCCTTCAATCAAAATATGCCACGATTTAATATGACAAATCTTATCGGTGGACTGGCCATGCTTGCATTAGGAACCTCTTTGAATGCGTTGAACACCAACGTGGAAAACGCTATTGATGACGGTCCTGAGAAACGACGAGAAGAGTTTGATGTTTACTTGCTCAAAAATAAATACAGCACAGATTATCTTTTAGATTATTTAAAACTGCCTAAGGAAGACCTATACGAGTTCCTATATTTTACAAAAGATCAAGGATTAAACGAGTCTATGTTTGAGCCAGAAAGAGAACTAGATTTGTTACAATTCCTTTCAAATCAAGTAACTTTGTTCAAGGCAAAGAAAAATTACGTAAATAAAACAGAAGACATCTCACCTTCTGAAAATAAAAAAAGCAATGAAAACAAGATTATTAAAAATTAG